The sequence GGTTGTTCTGGAGACATGTAACTTCTTCTATGAGTTTAACATCTGATGTATATACTGTTTGTATTTGTGTTTCATGTGTCAGCAATTCAGTATCTTGATGCATGGATGAAGCTGATGAATAGACCACCATACTTGTATTTAGTACTGAACACGAGAATGTTTTCTTCCTCCTAGACAATCGAATCCTCGACCCTACTATACATAAATTAATCCTCGCCAAACATCCAGAAAATTAAGCGGAAAAGTTTAGAGAATTCAAAATTCAGTTACAGTATTTATCTCACAGGCATTTCCAgcgaataataataataattctaGCTGAGCTCCACTGAACACGCCACTCATCACATCAGGCAACCACCTAACCAACAATAGCGTCTTGTCATGTGAAAGCCACTATCGATCCTTTTGCAATATCGTCGCGCCATTACCATTGATCTGAATATCTGATGAACGGAGAGAAGATAATAAGTGGCCCAGAAAATATTCCCGTTCATTGCACAGCTGAAATTTGGAGATTTTGGCTGGATGTGGccggtggctgatgctgatttgctgtgagagaaaagtactgctcgctagctggtggctggtgctgatttgatgtgagagaaaagtactgctgatgGCTATTGTGGAGTACCTTGTTTTGATTCTTGCTCCAGATTACAAAACACTAATATCATCAGCGGTCCGGTCTGCAGGAACGTGCTACTGCTCTGGTGGCTAGTGGCATGTGTTTGAAATTTTCTTTGAAATATGAAACTTCCATTCACCGCAAGAATTTCTTTCCATTTTCGCAAGAAATTTCATATGACCTCTGTTAAAAGGTGTTATACTTTATACGTAACAGATCTGATAATCGAGTTCAAGAAGAATAGACATAACTCAAATCTCGCGATACAAGATTAGCCATTAGCCACAGTTCGAAGCACTTGTTTGGGGTTACATAACAGCTCAATCAAGCGGCATTGCAGTTGCAGTAGCCTGTGCGGTAGGTGAATACAGGCTATCTGTTCTCGTAGATGAACTGCTTTTCAAACTATTGGGTCGAAAACACTGCTTCCAAACTTTCTTATGGGTCTACACCCTGGTATATATAGATCTTTCGTGAAACATGGGATTAGCAGTTAGGGAGTAGGTTGCACCAAGATTGTCCTACTCCATTATTGAGGAGATGGGACCTATTACGGGCCTGTTTGGCAGAGTTCTGGCTCCTCTAAAAATGGCTCCGGCTCCtctggtggagcggcttctctggtggagctggagccgttttGGAAAACATTTGGCAAAATAGCTTCAATTATTGGATTGAGATTGTGAAATGTCTAAATTGTCATTctctatatttttcttttatcttttctttttcctctccttttcttttttccctccctcttttctttttttttcctcctctcctccttatCCAATCGTCCACCTTCCGACCTCTCGTCCGCTCCGCCTCCGGATCTCCGCTGCGCTGCCGCCTCCCGATctccactgcgccgccgcctcccggccTTCGCCCGCGTCGCCGGCTCCCCCCGGCccctccccgcggccgccgccggcatcctCCTCCCCACGACCGCCGCCGGGCCCCTCCTCTCCGCCGGCATCCTCCTCCCTCcgcaacggcgacggcgacgatgaCGGCATTGGCTGCCTCCTCCTACGCGCACTGCCCGGGGCTCGACCTCTTCTTTGCCGACCTCCGCGTGTCGTGCCACTTCGCCGAGTACGGCTGCGGGAGCTTCCTCCCCTACTTCCACAACGACGAGCACAGGGACGCGTGCGGGCACGCCCCGTGCCACTGCCCGGAGCCCGGCTGCTACCTCGTCTGCTCGCCGCGGGCGCTCGCAGCCCACCTGTCCGGCGAGCACTCCTGGCTGGCCGACGAGATCACCTACGGCACGCCCCTCATGCTCaccctccctccgccgccaccggccgctcGGGCCCGCCCCGGGCGCGCGCTCCCTCTGCCGCCACGGCCACCTCAAGCGCGCACTGGCCGAGTCCCGcctccgccgtgcgccgccgtcctTCTCCACGCCGCCGGCTTCCTCGGCATCCTCCtctgcctctgccgccgccggccgctcagGCCCCACCTTGTGTGTGCGCTCCGTCCGTTGCCACTAGGGGAGGGGCATTCTGGGACCGAGGGGGGTGGAGCCGCTTGGAACCACGAAAATGTGGCTCCGCCTCCCGTATGGAAGCCGCGAACGGCTCCAAGTCTAGCTTCTTGTTTGGAGCTGGAGCAAAAATGGGTGTTTGGCAGGGCAGCCCAAACAGACCTACTCCTCGTCCTCGAGAAGCCATTCTGCCGAGATGAGTTTGGCAGCAGGATACTGGCATTTGCCAGGGGACTAAAGCTAGTCCGGGTTTCGGACAGGGTACTAATTTGCCAATCATCTGAATAGCCCATCCGATCGCATCTTAATACACTCAGAACTCTGAAGATAGATAATGCGGCCGTGTCCTCTTGTTAAAAACCACGAAGAGGgacaggttttttttttgttatatgTGGTGTGACTTGAACTTGAACATTTCGGAAATAGAGGACGCTGAGCAGTAGGAATGCCAGTGCATTAGGAATAGCAGTGGAACCAGtgtagcttttttttttagggGTTGGAAGTTGGAACCAGTGTAGCTGGATCGCTGTAGCCAGCACTGGTTGTCTGCTGGCTGCATGTACGGAGCAGTAATGCCAAGCAACGGCAGCCCGTGGGCCGTGGCCTCGTAGGAGAGGTGTTAAACAATTGGATCACAActattagattttttttcaaaaatatctgTTGACTACTAAATATCTTTCAACAAACATTCTTGAAAATATCTGTCAACAGATATTTaactaaaaataattaaaaacggacatgcaaggctttgttAATTATATATCTAGCACCATAAGGAAcaatttttggcaaaaaaaattatagaaaaatacatTTGAAAATAATCTACACATATATAGTTAAGAAGGGAGCAACGCAAATAGATATCACAAAAATAAATAGGTGCTGGCATGACAAAAggcatgacaaaaaaaaatagcaCTACTGAGGCCTACTGATGAGCGTAGAGTATTAAAAACTAGAGTCTAGAGTGGGTGATTAGTTTTTTCAGTGGCAGCAACCAATGTCTATTGATCCTCATGCGAATATTGGTGCATGAACCATATATATTCAAACAAAAATGAATAAAGTGTCTTATTACTTGTTCATAGAAACAAGCTCTCACCTTCAGGCCTTCCGATCGATACAGTCTGTTGTAAACTCAGTCTAGGTTAGTTAGGATTGGGCGAGATTCCATGCATGGCCACTCGAGATCTCCTGGAGACTAGCTAGGATTGCATGCGTGCAGGATGCTGTTAGCAACTTATTGCCTTGATACGTTAGCGAGAGAGTAAGACAGGCGCCCGATTTTTAGTTCCTCGTGCTGCAGCCATCTTATTTGAATTTGAACTCGATCGATCTTATCGCTAAGGGTAGCTCCTAGTCAAAATGGTACATGAGGCTTGCCAGCACGAGCTCCATGTTCGCGAACGCGAACGCGAACGCTATGCCCGGGTACATCCGACGCACTGCCCTGAATGGCGTGTACTCGAAGTCGGTTCCCCTGAAATCGACCTTGGAACGCTTGAACCTCTCCGGAAAGAATTCCTTAGGCGTGTCCCGATACTTGGGGTCCCTGCTGATAGCCCATGCGTTCACGAGAACCATGGCGCCCTTCGGAACACTGAATCCAAGCACTTGGCACGCGCTCCTGCACTCACGTGGAAACAGAAGGGGCGGAGATGGAGGCAGTTGGGCAATATCGGCGCCTCGCCGGCGTGACACGGCGCGGCGCAGGCAGACGAACGGAAGGATGgccaggagagggaggagaagcaGATACACCGGAAACGCCATCTTTGCCATAGGTCCTCCAGTGGCGAGTGACTTGAAGTACTTATAGGGCACAAAGTTTAGCCATTGCTTTGACGACATCTAACGCAGCTAacatgcacgtttttttgtgtgtgtgcgcCTCATGTTTGGCATGCTTATATGAGGAAGAGTATATCTATCTAGGGAACGTATCAGGTACAAACCAACCTCTctatgcaaactatggaaacttcaatctaagtcattggatcaacatctaAGGGGTATGGAGGATTGGGTAATATTTACAATCTGGACCTGCCCTTGGATTGGGttatcacacttttgcaaatcccccctcccacctctGTGCACCCCTCCCCTTGGATATTGATCTAAtggctcagattgaagtttccataatttgtacggagaggttggtttgcacctaatatgttCCCATCTATCTATAAGATATACTTTTTCAGAGAAATGATATGTATTTGTCCATAGATTCTTGACAAAAAAATCTATTAGATTCGCAATTAATGTCCCAACCtaagaaaaaatatattagCAATGAAATAAATGTTATAGATAGAGAAATAAAATTAATGTTCTTAAAAATCAGGGATTATTGAAGATTTTCTAAAAGAAATCTATCAGATTTGCAATATATTCTTGTCTATGAATGTTCCAATAGTCAAATAAAATGGCCCGGGTAATAAATACTTTATTTCACTTTTTCTATCATGAGATGAATTCAAACTATgaaatgaaaaattcaaattcattCATGAAGCCTATGATAGAAAAAATAGATAGTCccatttttttaatgaaaattaGGTTGTTCTATCCCAGACCAAACATGACGATGAGTATATCCCGTTCTTACTAAAAAACTACTAGTAACTTAAAAAAACTACTAGTATAACCCGTTGAGCGTGTAATctatatatctatatctataatcTATATttatatctctatctctatatctatatctatatctatacttaAATAcaaatctatatctatatctatatctatatctatatctatatctatatctatatctatatctatatctatatctatatctatatctatatctatatctatctatTAGATATATATTTCTTAGGATCTACAATATTCATTTTTTCTGTGTCACAATTAATAACAACGAAGATTCATTAGAAGtgtaaatatattttaaaaTGTAAAAATGGTGGAATATCTTCACAATACATACACAAAATCATTGAAATCAATAACATGATTGTCTCTAAAATCATTGCAATCAACAACATGATTGTCTCTGTATGCAGGCAATAGCAATGCAAATCAatcaaatcaagaaaaatagcaaCGGTAATGCATAGATACACTTTGAAAATAAGCTAGAGCAACACAATTTGGTTCCATTAGTAGCAATAGGAGGAAAAACAACAGACATGGGTCTAATCTCATGGGAAGCACAGAAAGTTGTCGAAGAAATAAGATATCCTACACAATTCCCAATATACTTTTTTTAAGGAACAAGATAAGGGAAAAGTCCTTCCTTCATCCTTTCCCCTTTCCTCTTCCCCATTCATTTAAATAAAATTGAATGAAGAAAATCTACTAAAACTTCTAACTTAAGAAGGAGATTTCTAAATTGAGTAGGAAATTCTGAACAAATTGCAGTTTAGGTTACCTTTATTATCCATCAGTGTAACCATGATGTGGCCTATGCGACCACCATATATCTTGCACTCTACAATGATGAGGCAAGgctactcctcctcctcctcctcctccagtatTGGTCAATGATGCATCGTGGACTTCCTTCAAGAAGCTCGACCCATCCCCTTCGGCATGGCGAGACGAGTGCTTTCATGCTCTAGTAGGTCGAGATGAGCAACACGAACAATTTACATGGTGGGGCGATATGCCTTTTGGCGATGTTGTGCATCAATGACATATATAAAAGCAATAAAAAAAGTGGGAGATATATATAGGAAGCGCGAGGAGTGATGGCGACCGGTTTCCTTTTTAGCCCTTGAGTCACGCAGTGTGCACCGTAGTATTACGTTAGTGAGCATGGATTTTGAGCGCACAACCCATTCTTCTACTCACTTTCCTTTTTCCATGTGGGGTGGGATCTACATGAAAGGTTATTTGAAGATATATAGAGAAACTTGTTTGGAAGAAATTGTCTTGAAAACTTATTTTTGAGGGGAGTCTTGAAAACTTTTAAAAtctttttctaaatgcataCCCCAAATAGTTTACTTCATAAGTTCTACAATAAAGATTTCTTAAAGTTATTAGGAAAAGTTATTTAAAAAACATATATGAAATTTTCTCAaataaaaatttctaaaaaagaaaatatcaaGAAATAAATACAAAAATTAGGAGGGAGAGTGGATCTGTCTAGGCATGATGTGCGTCTCCACTAGAAGTCACCCAATACAATGCATATTCACAAAATAGTATCAATTATAATGGTAAATTGTATAAATATAGCTAGCCATCTAAAGGGCATGAATGAGTATGACAAATGTTACTGATGATTATTCGAATCAAACAGTCCACTTTCCATGTTGCTATAGATATTTTATGGGGAAAGTTTGAATTACACACTCAAACTACTGTAGAAGTCTGATTTTTAACCTTCAACTAAAAACTAGATAACATAGGCCATCAAAGTGTCGAAAATGGACGAATTCGGCTCTTGAGGTCGTTTCCAAGatagttttatattttttctaaaacaataaaaattctaattagatctaaaaaatcaaaattagtccattttaaataaaaaatatgataatagtaccaaatttttttctaaaaatgtaacctatcttaATTGGTCTacttgaatcttagttattcaagaataatagatataactacaaacaaataaatattatgaaaataaaaaatgaatgtGAAAAACTGAAAAGTATCatgccaatagataggttacatttttagaaaacttttgatgcacaattcatatttttttgatttaaaatgaattacttatgatttttttactttaaatttgaatattttaattctcacaaaaatggAAAACTACTTTCGAAACCACCCAAGAGGTCAAATTTGATTGACCGGTTTCAATAGTTAAATGTCCTTTGTTATCCGATTTTGTAGTTGAATGTTGGAAAACAGATTTTTATGATAGTTTGAGGGTGTAAAGTGAACTTTTCCCTATTTTTATACAAATATGgcacaaataaaaaaagaatatcAATTGGATTGTTTGAGTTAATATCCATTTCAAGATATATATTGGATTCATATGTGAATATTCTGCCACTCTAACAACAAACTTTTAATTGTGATGCGGTCATGCAGAGCAAGTCTATTGGCTAAGACCTTAGCTAGATTATTTTTTGTTATAATGTGCATTAAACTGATGGGCCTATAATATTTTACTCCTCctttaatttatataaaaaaagataagTTACGGTATTGATACTGACTATCCAAGCAATTTTGATGCAAACATAATTTAAATTTGGAGACTTCggggaaaaaaaggaagaagaatACATATCCAGGATATCATACCACAGTTGAGAAGGTCTAGCGTCCCCAAACAATAGTTGGGAGATATTCCAAGTTTAGGATTACTTGGGACTTGCTTTTGCAGCCTCCAATAAATCATCCTCATTATTCTTTTCTCTTCTAATTTCTCACAGTATGTAGATGAACACTTAGAATAATCCATTTTAACATCCAAATAAACAATTGAAAACATTATGTCAATATATCCATTGTTAGTTACTAATTTGGGTTGGTTCAGATTACTTAGTGCCGCGGGCCTAGGAGGGCAGCGCGCTTGGCTGCTGAGGAGCTAGCTAGTATCGCTGAGCTTCTTAACCTAATGCACTTGGACTGTGAGGAGTCATCAGCATTTAAATTTGTAGATTTCAAATTTAATTTCAAACGCAATATACAGTTCAAATGCATCTAATAGTAAAAAATAAAACATGGACAAAGTAAATATTGAGCATTACACACTCCCATGGAGCTGCCACAAatgcttctttttttctttttctttttttgagcaCAGCTGCCACAAATAACAAGGCATGGCCGTGTCAAAGAAAATTGGAGGGTTTGTAGAATTTCGACTTCGTGGTATGAACTTGCATTACAGTAGGCGAGGCACGTCACTGACTTGATGAGCTATTTTGAGTATTGGCGGTGTGTTTGGCAAGTGATGGGAAAGGATACGGGAATTATGGATTTATGGTTGGGAGTTGAGAGGGGGGAATTCAGTTGGGAATTGGACTTTCGGTCCCAATCTCtcatttggtttgtaataaaaaaaatatgagcCGGCTGGAGTCAATTATTACAATGAAAAACAGGGGACTATAAAGGCACTGCCAAAGCAAAATCGTCCTATATACGGAGAGTATCCTGAAGAAAAGATGGCAGCCTGAGATGCACAGAAACATATCAGATACAAACCAATCTTTTCGTATAAACTATGAAAATTTCAATCTGAGTCCTAAGCGGAGAGGCGCAGAGGGTGGGAgggagatttgcaaaagtgtgattacccaatccaagtGCGAGTCTagattgtaaaattatttaATCTCCCATACTTTTAGATGTTGATTCGATGACTCAGATTAAAATTTCTATAATTTGCACGAAAAAATTAGTTCCGCAAAGGAGAAGTCCAATTTCGCCGTGCAAGTCCGATCCCGGACCCGGCGTGCACTGGGGACGGTCGCGATCGAGTCGGTGTCCCATCACACGGTAACCCGGCCGTGTCCTTCAAGGCTTCGCCGACCCAACAGCCGCCGCCCGACCCATATAGATTCATCGACGGCCCAGCCACGCGCGACCCAGAGCCCACACAGTCCCGCCTCTTCTACCTCTGCTCCAATCCAAAATCCACCGACCTCTCGGCGTCGGCGGGCGCGCGAACCCTACCTCCCCCGCCAGCCTCATGGGGCCGGCCGTCGTGGCGAGCCGGAAGCGCGGGGCGGACGCTTTCCTCGGCGCTGGCGACCCCTTCGACCTGCCGCGCCTGATGAAGCGCGGCCGCTGCTCggcgtccgcggccgccgccgacctcagCTTCCCGCTGGAGTCCGACCCGGTTGAAGCGCTCCAGCTCATCTTCCCCGGCGCCGATCCACAGGTGCGCCAACGTACGTGCGCGCGGCGCCCCCATCGATGATAATGATTGATTTGGCTCGCGCTCTGCTTCCTCGTGATTGTGCTTTGTTATGATGCATTGATacgtggattttttttttctttagtcCTAATTCATCACGACGAACAGAAATAGAAACGCACCGATAGAGCAGAGGGCAAGCGAGGGACAGTGGATATTTTTTGTGCTGCGATTAGCGTGAAATCTTTAGCAACTGATAAACTTGACTGCAAAACTCGGGGCCTTTTGGATTTCAATCCATCCGGTCAACACGAACCGGTCAGGTATCCTGAGTTCTGACCAGTCGGGACCAAGGAACATCTTCAGTCATGTGCTGTTTGTCTTACGGTGCAAGATGGTACTGATTAGGATGTGTGCCTGATACTTTGTTTTTTCCCCTTAATTTACAGATTCTACGAGATCATTTACAAGCGTCAGGAAATGTCTTGGATGCTGCAATCAGAGCATTCAAAGATTATTTGGCAGATAGAAGCACAGAATCTGCTTCTGCCTTAACCTATGCTCCATCTGACAGCGGGGCAAACGATGCCGTCCCATCTGAAGGTATGCAACATCTGCATAAACCCAAAATGTTCAATTTACAACGCAATTGTTATATTCATCACAGTTAGGAAAATCAACAATTGTCACTGCTGCCAATACGccatggctatttgtgacatATTTCCATGCTACCAAAGTGTTAGCTTAATGAATCAAAAAAAAAGTGTTAGCTTAACCATTTAAACCAGTTAACTTAAACCTTACATCATCAATGCCTATTGCAGTTGATTTGCCACTGTCAACTATTCCCACCAATGGCTCTGAATGGGCAGAGCTCATTGTCAAGGAGATGTCCTCTGCTTCAGATTTGGTTGATGCCAAGAATCGCGCCTTCAAGATACTCAAAATACTGGAAAATTCTGCTGCTAGGGCTAGCCCAGATGAAAAACACAAAGTGAACAAGGTATTATCAAAAGTTATATATTGCTTAATTCTGAAACTGGACTTGCTAACGATAAGTTATTCATACTTCTGAGCTCACCTAAATTAGTGTTGCCCATCCAGGAGCACAAGATAGTGAAGCAGATGCTGGGAGCCCTACTTCACCAGAACGGCGTTCTGAAGCGGGCATTTCTCATACAGCACAATCGGCTCAAGGAGTATCAAGAGATGGTGGAGGAGCGGTCTCAATTCAATCAGATCCTTGAGAATTACCAGAAGCAAATAAAGGCATTAGAGGTAGGTTTCGTGAAACAATAGCTATAATATAATAATTCTTAATTTTCATCAATTCTCTACTGACCATCTCATCCGGTACTATACAGGAGAAGAACTATGCCTTGTCATTTCATCTTCAGCAAGTGAACCAATGCAGCAACACCTACGGTTATCGCAATCCAGACGTCTGCTAACCAATACTGTTTGTTGAAGAACACACATCTAATGATCATACTACTGCAGAAATTTATGGGTCAATCCACCAGGTCCTGAAACTGAGGAGGGAAATCTTTTTCGGACAGAAAAAGTATCAAAGGATATATTCATGTGTGGTATTGCAATGACTTTGTGTTTGTCAGAATTCTCTAAACCATTTTGTGAGAAAAAGTATCCAATCTAGTTTAAGCGAGCAAAATTCGAGTGATTGGAaaagtcatgtaaaccattttGTTCTAAATTATTATGATAGCATATTGTGATAGTTCTCCATCAAGCTCCTACTGAGAAACGATGATAAAAAAGCCTTTATACAGGGGGTTTGAGGATGTGGCTAATTCTCTTTCCTTGCACACTTATTGTAAGCATCTCACATGCACTTGTGGCCGCATGGTCTATCACAGCAATCCATTTTGAAATCAATGGTTGGAGATGGGTGAAAGAATCATGAGTAGGTGAGAAAATGAATGGTTGGATGACATCTCATGTGGACGAGATGAACATGTGTAGATACATTATGTGGTCACATGTAGATAGATTATCTGGTCGCATGTGCATGTTGGGAGACTTTCCCATCTTCCAGGGATCATCCATCTAATAAACAATGTGTATTTTTATTTGACGTTGTTACGGCACATTGCTTCCAGATCTGAACACAAATCTTCATATTATATTTCGCTCGCCATTCACCTGCTTCCCTAAACAATGCCAGTCCACATCATGGaactctattttttttcttcatgagAAGTACTGTGCTACTAGATATGTAACCTTGAGGATCAAGCAGAGATGCAACCTCAATCATGGACCAAGAACTCCAATCCTCCCACCATTACTTCTTCTTGGTCGTGATCTTGCTGCTACCTCTCCTCGCAGTCAAGCTCCGGCGGCGCAACCACAGCAAGAACCCGCCTCCAGGGCCATGGCGGCTGCCGGTGATCGGCAGCCTGCACCACCTCGTGGGCGCGCTCCCGCACCGCGCCATGCGTGACCTGGCCCGGCGGCACGGCCCGCTCATGCTGCTCCGCCTGGGCGAGCTCCCGGTCGTGGTGGCGTCGTCGCCCGACGCGGCGCGGGAGGTCATGCGGACCCACGACGCCGCGTTCGCGACGCGGCCCCGGACCGCCACCCTGCGGGAGCTCTCGCGGGACGGGCTCGGCGTCGCGTTCGCGCCGCACGGCGAGCACTGGCGCCAGCTCCGCAAGCTCTGCGTCACCGAGCTGCTCAGCGCGCGGCGCGTGCGGTccctccgccgcgggcgcgaGGCCGAGGCCGCCAACCTCGTCGCGTCCGtcgcgtcgctgtcgtcggcGCCGACCAAGCCCGTGAACGTCAGCGCCCTTCTCGCCACGTACGTCACCGACGCGATCGTTCGTGCCGTGGTGGGCGACCGGATCAGCGACCGGGACGCGTTCCTGGAGAAGCTGGACGAGGGCGTCAAGGTGGCCGCGGGGTTCAGCCTCGCCGACGTGTTCCCGTCGTCACGGCTCGCGCGCGCGTTCAGCggggcggcgcgccgcgcgcgcgcgcaccaccGCGAGATGACCCGGCTCATGGACAGCGTCATCGAGGAGCACAGGCAGAggagggcggccggcgccggcagcgagGAGGAAGACCTCCTCGACGTGCTGCTCAGGATCCAGAAGGACGGCGG comes from Panicum virgatum strain AP13 chromosome 4K, P.virgatum_v5, whole genome shotgun sequence and encodes:
- the LOC120702231 gene encoding zealexin A1 synthase-like; this translates as MAFPVYLLLLPLLAILPFVCLRRAVSRRRGADIAQLPPSPPLLFPRECRSACQVLGFSVPKGAMVLVNAWAISRDPKYRDTPKEFFPERFKRSKVDFRGTDFEYTPFRAVRRMYPGIAFAFAFANMELVLASLMYHFD
- the LOC120704025 gene encoding uncharacterized protein LOC120704025 yields the protein MGPAVVASRKRGADAFLGAGDPFDLPRLMKRGRCSASAAAADLSFPLESDPVEALQLIFPGADPQILRDHLQASGNVLDAAIRAFKDYLADRSTESASALTYAPSDSGANDAVPSEVDLPLSTIPTNGSEWAELIVKEMSSASDLVDAKNRAFKILKILENSAARASPDEKHKVNKEHKIVKQMLGALLHQNGVLKRAFLIQHNRLKEYQEMVEERSQFNQILENYQKQIKALEEKNYALSFHLQQVNQCSNTYGYRNPDVC